From the genome of Candidatus Deferrimicrobiaceae bacterium:
TCTCCGTGAGCTTCACGTAGACCATGCCGTCCCGCACCGTCCCCGCGTCTCCCGCACCGATCGTGGAGTACGTGTGCTTCACCTCGGGAATCCTGCCGACCTCTGCGAGCACGAGAGCGATACGACCCCGTGTCTCGTCGATCGAGGCGTCCGGGGCGGACTGGAAGTTGATCTGGAACTCCGCCTGGTCATAGGGGCTGAAAAATTCGCTCTTGAGGGTGACGAAGACGCAGAGCCCCGCGGCGAAGGCGAGGGTCGCGATGCCGATTACGGTCTTGCGGTGATCGAGCGCCCACGCGATGACCGACCGGTACCGGTCCGCCGTCCTGTCGAACCAGTCGTTGAACCGGTCGAGCACCCGGGCCACCGCGTGCCGCTTCCCCGTCCGGTCGATGTCGGGATCGTGCCACCGGGAGGAGAGCATCGGGTCGAGCGTGAAGGAGACGAAGAGGGAGACGAGCACCGCGAAGGTGACCGTGATCCCGAATTGGAAGAAGAAGCGCCCCACGATCCCCTTCATGAACGCCACCGGGACGAAGACGGCAACGATGGAGAAGGTGGTGGCCATGACGGCCAGCCCGATCTCGCTCGTCCCTTCCCGCGCGGCCGTGAAGTGGTCCTGGCCGTGCTCCAGGTGGCGCACGATGTTCTCCCGCACGACGATGGCGTCGTCGATCAGAAGCCCGATGGCCAGGGACAGGGCCATCAGGGTCATGACGTTGAGCGTCATTCCCATGAAGTTCATGACGATAAAGGAAGAGATCACCGAGATGGGAAGGGTGAGCCCGGTGATGACGGTGGACCGCCAGGAGTTGAGGAAGCAGAAGACGATCAGGACCGTAAGGATCCCCCCCAACACCAGGGTCTCCTGGACGTCGCGGACGGAGTCCCGGATCATGATCGAGGCATCGCGGACCATCTCGATCCGGGTCCCCGGGGGGAGCTCTTCCTGGAGTTCCCCGATCTCCTTCTTGACTCTGTCCACCACGTCCACGGTGTTGGCGCCCGACTGCTTCTGGATGTCGAGCGCCACGGCGGGGACCCCGTTCACCAGGGCGAGCGACCGCTGCTCCTCGATTCCGTCCCGGATGCTCGCCACTTCCCCGAGCGTGACGGGCCTTCCGCTCCGCTGGGCGATCACCATCGAACCGAACTGGTCCACCACCTTCGGCTTTCCCGAGACGCGCAAGGGGAATTCGAAGCCGTTCCGGTTGAGCCGGCCCAGGGGGGTGTTGACGTTCTCCGCCTGGAGCCCCGCGATCACCTCGTCCACCCCCATCCCGAGGGCGTCGAGCCGGGCCGGGTCGATCTCCACGCCCACCTCCCGCTTCGATTCGCCGACGAGGTCGACCTTCCCCACCCCGGCGATGTTCTCGAATCGGCGGCGGATCTTCTTGTCGACCAAGGTGGTCAGATCCCTCGGCGACAGGGTCTCCGAGCGGACGGCCAGGGAGACGACGGGCATCGCGGAGAAATCGAGTTTCTGGATGATCGGCTCGTCGATCCCCTGGGGCAGGTCGCCCCGGATGGCGCTCACCTTGGCGCGCGCCTCCTGGGAGGCCTCGTTGATCCGCACCTCCAGCCGGAACTGGACGATGACGGTGGATACGCTCTCGCGGGACATCGAGGTGACGTGCTTGACCCCGGCGATCGGGTTCACCGCCTCCTCGATCCGCTTGCTCACCTCCCGCTCCACGGTCTCCGGGGACGCCCCCGGGTACTTGGTGACGATGGTGATCACGGGGATCTCCACGTCGGGGAACATGTCGATCGCGAGCCTCTTGTACGAAAACGCGCCGAGCGTGACGAGGGCGAGCATCATGACCGACGCGAAGATCGGCCGTTGGATGGAAAGATTGGAAAGAAACATCCTCAGGCGCCCCCGTTTCCTTGCGTGGCCTTCACCCGGTCGCCGTCCCTCACGTTGAAACCCCCGCGCGTGATCACCATCTCCCCCGCCGAAAGCCCGGAGACGATCTCCACCCCGTCCCCCGACACGACCCCCGTTCCGACCTGACGCAGGCGGGCGACGTTGTCGGTGACTACAAACAGGCTCGCTTTCCGGCCTCCCACGTCCCAGGACAGAAGGGAGGCCCGGGGCGCCTGGAGCACGCCGGTGCGCTTCCCGGTGACGATCCGCCCGGTGACGAAAAGACCGCCCTTCAATACTTCCTGCCGGTTCTCGACCTCGGCGACGACCTTCACCGACCGGTTCGACTCGTCCACGGCGGGGTTGATGAATTTCACCTTCCCCGTGAAGGTTCTTCCCGGAACCGCGTCCGTGAAAAAGGTGAGCGGCTGCCCCACGCGAAGAGCCCCCATCTCGCTGGAGGGAACGGTGACCGTCAGGTCGAGCAGGCGGTTGTCGACCACCCGGAACAGCTCCTTCTGCATCTCCCCGACGACCTCCCCGACGTTGACCATCCGTTCGGCGACCACCCCGTCGAAGGGCGCCCGGATGACCGCCTTGGAGAATCGCGCCCTCGCCTGCCGGATATCCTCCTCCGCCACCCGGACCTGGGCCCGCGCCGCGGAGACGCGGGCGGCCGCCGCCTCCTTTTGCGTCCGGGCGTCGTCCAGGTTCTGCTGCGTGACCAGACCAACTTCCTTCAGGTTATGGGCGCGCTCGTCCTCCCGGTCGGCCCGGTTCCCCGCCGCCTCCGCCTCCAGAAGGGCCGCCTTGGCCATCTCGAGAGAGGCCTCCGCTTTATTCTTCATTGCCTCGGCTTCGCGGGTGTCCACGCGGGCCAGCGGGGCGCCCTTTTTCACCCGCACCCATTCGGTGACGTACACTTCGGCCACCGTCCCTCCGAACTCGGATTTCACGAGGGCGTCGTATTTCGGGGAAAGGTTCCCCGTCACGTCGACTCCCGCGGCCATGTCGGCCAAGGCTGCACGGGCCGTCTCCACGGCCGCGAGGGGCCGACCGGCGGTGTTCGCCCCCTTCCCGCCGTTTTCCCCCTGCGCGGAGCATCCCGTAAGTCCCGCCGCGAGGAGGAAGAGCACGGCGGCAGATGCCATCGCCCGGTTCATTTCCCGCCTCCTTTCCCCCGCGGCTTCCGACTTCCCCCCGTCGCGGCGATTCCCTTGTATATGATGAGCAGGACTCTCTCCAGGCCATTCCTGTCGAGCGCATCCCCGGGCTGGCAGAGCTGGGACTCCATGGCGACGTTCAGGGCACCGAGGATGGCCCACATCATGTCGTCGACGTTCCCCTTCTCGAACTCGCCCCTCCGGATTCCTTCCCGGACCAGTCCCCGGACGACATCCTGGAGCCTGCGGTGATAGGCGTCGAAGTCGATGAACGGCGCACCCTGGGGCGGCCCGTAATAGATGGCGTACATCACGCGCGCCACGTCGATGTGATCCAGGAAGAGGGAAAACACCTGCGTGCAGAGGCGCGTCAGCCTCTCCACTGCGCTACCCCGCTCCGAGAGGGATTCCTCGAGAAGGGAGTCGAACCGGGAGAATCCCCCGCGCATCAGATCGAGGTAGATCCCTTCCTTGTTCCGGAAATAGTAGTACAGGACCGGTTTCGTGACCTCTGCGGCCGCGACGATCTCCCGGACGGTCGTCCCGGAGTACCCTTTCCGGGTGAACAGTTCGGTGGCGCTTTTC
Proteins encoded in this window:
- a CDS encoding efflux RND transporter permease subunit, encoding MFLSNLSIQRPIFASVMMLALVTLGAFSYKRLAIDMFPDVEIPVITIVTKYPGASPETVEREVSKRIEEAVNPIAGVKHVTSMSRESVSTVIVQFRLEVRINEASQEARAKVSAIRGDLPQGIDEPIIQKLDFSAMPVVSLAVRSETLSPRDLTTLVDKKIRRRFENIAGVGKVDLVGESKREVGVEIDPARLDALGMGVDEVIAGLQAENVNTPLGRLNRNGFEFPLRVSGKPKVVDQFGSMVIAQRSGRPVTLGEVASIRDGIEEQRSLALVNGVPAVALDIQKQSGANTVDVVDRVKKEIGELQEELPPGTRIEMVRDASIMIRDSVRDVQETLVLGGILTVLIVFCFLNSWRSTVITGLTLPISVISSFIVMNFMGMTLNVMTLMALSLAIGLLIDDAIVVRENIVRHLEHGQDHFTAAREGTSEIGLAVMATTFSIVAVFVPVAFMKGIVGRFFFQFGITVTFAVLVSLFVSFTLDPMLSSRWHDPDIDRTGKRHAVARVLDRFNDWFDRTADRYRSVIAWALDHRKTVIGIATLAFAAGLCVFVTLKSEFFSPYDQAEFQINFQSAPDASIDETRGRIALVLAEVGRIPEVKHTYSTIGAGDAGTVRDGMVYVKLTEKKKRGRSQEELQRILRARLQEVPGIVPSFTEVGRLGGEKPLLVNVRGEDIDLLKRYAAELKGELYRIPGIVDLEATLEHDIPEFRLAVHREKAVSTGVTTGDIVRTVGALVGGQAVTTYEDEDGDAVDVRVRLPLVLRQEPSQVERLRIAVRRAGEPTALVPLGEVASYSMSATPSEIGREDLTRQVVISANLDGLPLGEAMKDVRRVASGMDMAPGY
- a CDS encoding efflux RND transporter periplasmic adaptor subunit, with translation MNRAMASAAVLFLLAAGLTGCSAQGENGGKGANTAGRPLAAVETARAALADMAAGVDVTGNLSPKYDALVKSEFGGTVAEVYVTEWVRVKKGAPLARVDTREAEAMKNKAEASLEMAKAALLEAEAAGNRADREDERAHNLKEVGLVTQQNLDDARTQKEAAAARVSAARAQVRVAEEDIRQARARFSKAVIRAPFDGVVAERMVNVGEVVGEMQKELFRVVDNRLLDLTVTVPSSEMGALRVGQPLTFFTDAVPGRTFTGKVKFINPAVDESNRSVKVVAEVENRQEVLKGGLFVTGRIVTGKRTGVLQAPRASLLSWDVGGRKASLFVVTDNVARLRQVGTGVVSGDGVEIVSGLSAGEMVITRGGFNVRDGDRVKATQGNGGA
- a CDS encoding TetR/AcrR family transcriptional regulator; amino-acid sequence: MATKQGMRVRVSDVTARERLLKSATELFTRKGYSGTTVREIVAAAEVTKPVLYYYFRNKEGIYLDLMRGGFSRFDSLLEESLSERGSAVERLTRLCTQVFSLFLDHIDVARVMYAIYYGPPQGAPFIDFDAYHRRLQDVVRGLVREGIRRGEFEKGNVDDMMWAILGALNVAMESQLCQPGDALDRNGLERVLLIIYKGIAATGGSRKPRGKGGGK